CCTGTAAACGAATTGAGCGATACGACGCGCGATATGCACCGGGCGATTATTTCGCTGCGCGAAGAGTTGGAGGCCGTGGATTTTTACAATCAACGTGTGGATGCGTGCAAAAATCCGGAACTTAGAGCCATCCTGGCGCATAATCGCGACGAGGAAAAAGAGCATGCCGCGATGTTGTTGGAATGGATTCGTCGGCAAGACCCAAAATTCGAGCACGAATTGAAAGACTATTTGTTTACCGACAAACCCATAGCCCATTTGTAAGCGCTTAATGCCTAGCCCGTGTCGGCTTCCGCTTATGCAGCCAAATCCGCGTGCCGGTGACCG
The genomic region above belongs to Methylomicrobium agile and contains:
- a CDS encoding encapsulin-associated ferritin-like protein; this encodes MANDGYQEPVNELSDTTRDMHRAIISLREELEAVDFYNQRVDACKNPELRAILAHNRDEEKEHAAMLLEWIRRQDPKFEHELKDYLFTDKPIAHL